A stretch of the Bacillus licheniformis DSM 13 = ATCC 14580 genome encodes the following:
- a CDS encoding NAD kinase: MKFAVSSKGNAVSDSLKSKIQTYLLDFGLECDEEEPDIVISVGGDGTLLYAFHKYSGRLDKTAFVGVHTGHLGFYADWVPSEIEKLVIAIAKTPYQIVEYPVLEVIVRYNDGSDEARYLALNECTIKSIEGTLVTDVEIKGELFETFRGDGLCLSTPSGSTAYNKALGGAIIHPSIRAIQLAEMASINNRVFRTVGSPLILPEHHTCLIKPINDVTFQVAIDHLTLLHKDVKSIQCRVANENIRFARFRPFPFWKRVQDSFIGKGE, from the coding sequence ATGAAGTTTGCGGTATCGTCCAAAGGAAATGCGGTTTCTGATTCATTGAAAAGCAAAATTCAGACGTATCTGCTCGACTTCGGTCTCGAATGCGATGAAGAAGAGCCGGATATCGTCATTTCCGTCGGCGGTGACGGAACGCTCTTATACGCATTTCACAAATACAGCGGCCGCCTCGACAAAACGGCTTTTGTCGGGGTTCATACCGGGCATCTCGGCTTTTATGCCGACTGGGTCCCGAGTGAGATTGAAAAGCTCGTGATCGCGATTGCGAAAACGCCGTATCAAATTGTTGAATATCCGGTTTTGGAAGTCATCGTCCGCTATAATGACGGCAGCGATGAAGCGAGATATTTGGCGCTGAACGAATGTACGATCAAGAGCATTGAAGGAACGCTTGTGACGGATGTCGAGATTAAAGGGGAACTTTTTGAAACGTTCCGCGGCGACGGCCTTTGTCTGTCGACTCCTTCCGGAAGTACGGCATATAACAAGGCGCTTGGCGGTGCGATTATTCATCCGTCCATCAGGGCGATCCAGCTGGCTGAAATGGCGTCGATCAACAACCGGGTGTTTCGGACGGTCGGATCGCCGCTCATTCTGCCTGAGCATCACACTTGTTTAATTAAACCGATAAATGATGTGACGTTTCAAGTCGCGATTGACCACTTGACATTGCTGCATAAAGACGTCAAGTCGATTCAATGCCGCGTCGCAAACGAAAATATCAGGTTTGCCCGCTTTAGGCCGTTTCCGTTTTGGAAAAGGGTCCAGGATTCCTTTATCGGAAAAGGAGAATAG
- a CDS encoding RluA family pseudouridine synthase — MKQIITEEDSGVLLKEYVQRLGISKRMLTDIKFGGGDLLVNGGHVTVRYVLQKGDELVIQFPPEKMSESLQPEEVPLHILFEDDHVLVLNKQPCISSIPSREHPSGSLANGLIHYYQRTGVHATVHLVSRLDRDTSGVMLVAKHRFAHSLLSGLQKKGAVKRQYRAVVHGLIAEEQGTIDAPIGRKSSSIIERAVIPDGQKAVTHFWVNRRFSGMTDVSIRLETGRTHQIRVHMSHIGYPLCGDTLYGGTRGFINRQALHSERLTFFHPFTMEELTFQAPVPNDMRQLIES, encoded by the coding sequence ATGAAACAGATCATAACAGAAGAGGACAGCGGGGTTCTTTTGAAAGAATACGTCCAGCGGCTGGGCATTTCAAAAAGGATGCTGACGGACATCAAATTCGGAGGCGGCGATCTTTTGGTAAACGGCGGGCATGTAACGGTCAGATACGTTCTTCAAAAAGGGGACGAGCTCGTCATTCAGTTTCCTCCGGAAAAAATGAGCGAATCTTTGCAACCGGAAGAAGTGCCGCTTCATATTTTGTTCGAAGATGACCATGTCCTCGTCTTAAATAAACAGCCATGCATTTCGTCGATTCCCTCGCGTGAGCATCCATCAGGCAGTCTGGCGAACGGTCTGATTCATTATTACCAGCGGACGGGCGTACACGCGACCGTTCACCTGGTGAGCAGGCTTGACCGCGATACATCGGGTGTCATGCTTGTTGCCAAGCACCGCTTCGCCCACTCGCTTTTATCGGGGCTGCAAAAAAAGGGAGCCGTCAAACGGCAATATCGAGCGGTCGTCCACGGTTTGATCGCGGAAGAGCAGGGAACGATCGATGCGCCGATCGGGAGAAAATCATCGAGCATCATCGAGCGGGCGGTAATCCCGGACGGGCAAAAAGCAGTGACGCATTTTTGGGTGAACAGGCGTTTCAGCGGCATGACGGATGTCTCTATCCGTCTGGAAACCGGGCGAACCCATCAGATCCGCGTCCATATGAGTCATATCGGATATCCCTTGTGCGGTGATACGCTGTACGGGGGAACCCGCGGCTTCATCAATCGGCAGGCGCTCCACAGTGAGAGGCTGACATTTTTTCATCCGTTCACAATGGAAGAGCTGACGTTCCAAGCGCCGGTGCCGAATGATATGAGACAGTTGATAGAGAGCTGA
- the prpE gene encoding bis(5'-nucleosyl)-tetraphosphatase PrpE, with translation MKYDVIGDIHGCYDEMIALIEKLGYSLTSGVPVHPENRTLVFLGDLTDRGPKSLEVVEFVGRAVEDGAVRYVPGNHCNKLYRFFKGNPVKLQHGLETTAAEYRNLPKQKQKDIRDLFMRLYEKAPLYEILHNGELVVAHAGIKAEDIGKKPVGKVKQFVLYGDITGETLPDGRPVRRDWAAHYRGEPWVVYGHTPVKNPRMIHHTINIDTGCVFGNRLTAFRFPELTTESVPSSLPYDESRFRMEP, from the coding sequence ATGAAATACGATGTTATCGGTGATATTCACGGGTGCTATGACGAAATGATTGCGCTGATTGAAAAACTCGGCTACTCGCTGACATCAGGAGTTCCCGTTCATCCGGAGAACAGAACACTTGTCTTTCTCGGGGATTTAACTGACAGAGGGCCAAAATCGCTGGAGGTCGTTGAATTTGTAGGACGGGCCGTTGAAGATGGAGCTGTGCGATATGTGCCCGGCAATCATTGCAACAAGCTGTACCGTTTTTTCAAGGGAAATCCGGTGAAGCTGCAGCACGGACTGGAAACGACGGCGGCCGAATACAGAAACCTTCCGAAACAAAAACAGAAGGATATCAGAGACCTTTTCATGCGCCTTTACGAAAAGGCTCCGCTTTACGAGATCCTGCATAACGGCGAACTTGTCGTTGCACATGCCGGCATCAAAGCGGAAGACATCGGCAAAAAGCCTGTCGGAAAAGTAAAACAGTTTGTGCTCTACGGAGATATTACAGGGGAAACGCTGCCAGACGGACGGCCAGTGAGACGGGACTGGGCCGCTCATTACAGAGGCGAGCCGTGGGTTGTATACGGCCATACTCCCGTCAAAAACCCGAGGATGATTCATCATACAATTAATATCGATACCGGTTGTGTATTCGGCAACAGGCTGACCGCTTTCAGATTCCCGGAACTGACAACCGAATCTGTTCCCTCCTCTTTGCCTTATGATGAGTCTAGATTCCGCATGGAGCCATAA